One segment of Bacteroidota bacterium DNA contains the following:
- a CDS encoding ABC-F family ATP-binding cassette domain-containing protein: protein MPNIVSVEKMTKRYGDRVLFEDIFFGIEKGEKVALIAQNGTGKTSLLNILAGIESPDTGGVAFNKDYTRGYLTQDPNVEKFHLISDYIFHDDNPIQKVIKEYEIAIAQNDMDLIAKASNAVDALNAWDYEVRIKQIMSNFQVPGIDTVISTLSGGQKKRLALAALLIDQPDFIILDEPTNHLDLEMIEWLENYLTQQNVTVLLVTHDRYFLDRVCNRIFEMDQTKLYQYDGDYEYFLEKKNERMFNESRETDKAKNSYRTELEWIRKMPKARGTKSKSRIQAFDDIKEKALRKNSYQELKFDLKMNRIGGKILELKNVQKKYGDKTILAGFDYTFKRGDKIGIVGRNGVGKSTLLNIITGAEKPDSGKLNLGETIILGYFKQDNIKLPNDTRVIDAIRNIADIIPTSNGSHITASQMLTAFHFPPERQYTYVSKLSGGEKRRLFLLTIIMTNPNFLILDEPTNDLDLLTLNALEEFLQYFAGCLLIVSHDRYFLDKLVDQLFVFEGDGIVTNYNGTYSEYREYTKLKEKETISSKKSNSQPQNSISETKTEIKSNKNKLSFKEKFEFETLEKELPQLEKEKQELEEKLNQGSSNHEDLLQWGQRLEFLTNDIDSKSLRWLELSEST from the coding sequence ATGCCAAATATAGTTTCCGTAGAAAAAATGACCAAGCGATATGGAGATCGCGTACTGTTTGAAGATATATTTTTCGGAATTGAGAAAGGTGAAAAAGTAGCCTTGATTGCTCAAAATGGAACCGGAAAAACTTCTTTACTAAATATCTTAGCAGGCATCGAAAGCCCTGATACGGGTGGTGTTGCCTTTAACAAAGATTATACAAGAGGGTACCTAACTCAAGACCCCAATGTGGAAAAATTTCACTTGATTAGTGATTATATATTTCATGATGATAATCCCATTCAAAAAGTTATCAAGGAATATGAAATAGCCATTGCACAAAATGATATGGATTTAATAGCAAAAGCCAGTAATGCAGTGGATGCTTTAAATGCTTGGGACTATGAAGTGCGTATCAAACAAATCATGTCCAACTTTCAAGTGCCAGGAATTGATACCGTTATAAGTACCTTGAGTGGTGGACAGAAAAAGCGTTTGGCACTTGCTGCATTGCTAATTGACCAGCCCGATTTTATTATATTAGATGAGCCTACCAACCATTTGGATTTGGAAATGATAGAATGGCTCGAAAATTATTTGACCCAACAAAATGTAACTGTATTATTGGTAACTCACGATAGATATTTCTTAGACAGGGTATGTAATAGAATATTCGAAATGGACCAGACCAAATTATATCAATATGATGGTGATTACGAATATTTTCTGGAGAAGAAAAACGAGCGAATGTTTAATGAATCGCGTGAGACCGATAAAGCAAAAAACTCCTATAGAACAGAACTTGAATGGATACGTAAGATGCCCAAAGCACGAGGCACCAAGTCGAAAAGTAGGATACAAGCATTTGATGACATAAAAGAAAAAGCATTACGCAAAAATAGCTACCAAGAACTAAAATTTGATTTGAAGATGAACCGCATCGGAGGCAAAATTTTGGAACTGAAAAATGTGCAAAAAAAATACGGAGATAAAACCATTCTTGCTGGATTTGATTATACATTTAAGCGTGGAGATAAGATTGGAATTGTAGGTAGAAATGGAGTAGGAAAATCAACTTTATTGAATATAATAACAGGAGCTGAAAAACCAGATTCTGGCAAACTTAATTTGGGTGAAACTATTATACTCGGCTATTTCAAACAAGATAATATAAAACTCCCAAATGATACAAGAGTAATAGATGCGATAAGAAATATTGCTGATATAATACCTACTTCAAATGGCAGCCACATTACAGCTTCGCAAATGCTCACGGCTTTTCATTTCCCGCCCGAAAGACAATATACTTATGTATCTAAGTTAAGTGGTGGCGAAAAACGCAGGCTGTTTTTGTTAACTATTATAATGACAAATCCAAACTTTTTAATATTAGATGAGCCTACAAACGATTTGGATTTATTAACACTAAATGCACTTGAAGAGTTTTTGCAGTACTTTGCAGGATGCCTGTTAATAGTGAGTCACGATAGATATTTCTTGGACAAATTGGTAGACCAATTATTTGTATTTGAAGGCGATGGAATTGTTACAAATTATAATGGTACCTATTCAGAATATAGAGAATATACCAAACTAAAAGAGAAGGAAACTATCTCCAGTAAAAAAAGTAATTCGCAACCACAAAATTCAATTTCTGAAACAAAAACAGAAATAAAATCTAATAAAAACAAACTAAGTTTTAAAGAAAAATTTGAGTTTGAAACACTCGAAAAAGAATTACCACAATTAGAAAAAGAAAAACAAGAACTTGAAGAAAAATTGAACCAAGGCAGTAGCAATCACGAAGACCTTTTGCAATGGGGTCAACGACTCGAATTTTTAACTAACGATATCGACAGTAAATCTTTGAGATGGTTAGAATTATCGGAAAGTACATAA
- a CDS encoding Smr/MutS family protein, with protein sequence MQPGDKVKFLNENLDGIITRIIDDKTMGVEISDGFEIPVLRNEIVVIGQNKLSGEVEHKIEDKSNIKFKDPGLFVLLEQHVGSYYQIKILNHFEHEIIFAIYKEKDKVYKLLTKGQLLSGKALSVEQLDFTMPEKWPVYHFYLIPLMGQSSLLPLVAQYKFSYRAKDLMHYTEENSRRRYSIKLLTKAIEPDLDITDLVKNFDADIIEKEATIALERPQVEVDLHIEKITKNYIDITPEVALDIQFREFENNFDKAISLGYDRITFIHGVGNGTLKYMIRKHLSQNKSIKSFRDAQKEKFGYGATEVFLK encoded by the coding sequence ATGCAGCCCGGAGACAAAGTAAAATTCTTAAACGAAAACCTTGATGGTATTATTACCCGCATCATTGATGATAAAACTATGGGCGTGGAAATATCAGATGGGTTTGAAATACCTGTATTAAGGAATGAAATTGTAGTAATAGGGCAAAATAAATTGAGCGGAGAAGTAGAGCATAAAATAGAAGATAAGTCCAATATTAAATTTAAAGACCCCGGGCTATTTGTATTGCTTGAACAACATGTAGGCAGTTATTATCAGATCAAAATTCTCAATCATTTTGAGCATGAAATTATTTTCGCTATATATAAAGAGAAAGATAAAGTATATAAATTATTGACCAAAGGGCAACTGCTATCTGGCAAGGCATTAAGTGTGGAACAGCTTGATTTTACTATGCCTGAGAAGTGGCCTGTATATCACTTTTATTTAATACCTTTGATGGGGCAAAGCAGCTTATTGCCTTTGGTAGCACAATATAAATTTAGTTACCGTGCAAAAGATTTGATGCACTACACCGAAGAAAATAGTAGACGCAGATATTCGATAAAACTATTGACCAAAGCTATTGAACCCGATTTAGATATTACAGACTTGGTAAAAAATTTCGATGCTGATATTATAGAGAAAGAAGCTACCATCGCATTAGAAAGACCGCAGGTAGAAGTAGATTTACATATAGAAAAAATAACAAAAAACTATATAGATATAACTCCTGAAGTAGCACTAGATATACAGTTCCGTGAGTTTGAAAATAATTTCGACAAGGCTATTAGTTTGGGTTATGATAGAATAACTTTTATACATGGGGTAGGAAACGGCACACTAAAATATATGATACGGAAACACTTAAGTCAGAACAAAAGCATCAAAAGTTTTAGAGATGCCCAGAAAGAAAAATTTGGCTATGGAGCAACAGAAGTGTTTTTAAAATAG